Proteins encoded within one genomic window of Gracilimonas sp.:
- a CDS encoding histidine kinase, with the protein MDSFKSIFRNRLVQSLLFWTISFFVVLRVFTRTEELRTIDLIYTGLFHLPLIIGVLANQFFLNRYLNKQKYIIFTFGFFFSLFLVVQFYPITFDFLAPIIFPDYYFVTVYEWYEMLGIGFIYISFTTLLHFAKGWFQQQEDITKLAKLEKENKRSELQALRAQVNPHFLFNSLNTIYNEALKKTDKAPRLILKLSDMLRYVVDKMDQERVALQEEIEYLTHFVELHKERINEPNKVEFQTQGNFSDMEIAPLLLIIFIENCFKHSDLTDKDAVISILLKQEGNELTLHCKNTVYVEDNNHEKSTGMGIQNARRRLELAYENRHALEISRKGNIYETTLKMMIE; encoded by the coding sequence ATGGATTCTTTTAAATCAATTTTTCGAAATCGCCTGGTTCAGTCTTTACTGTTCTGGACGATTTCATTTTTTGTGGTACTACGTGTATTCACACGCACGGAAGAGCTCCGCACTATTGATTTGATTTATACGGGGCTATTTCATCTTCCATTAATTATAGGAGTGCTGGCCAACCAGTTTTTTCTGAATCGATACCTGAATAAGCAAAAATATATTATTTTTACTTTCGGCTTCTTTTTTTCTCTTTTTCTCGTTGTGCAGTTTTATCCCATTACTTTTGACTTTTTGGCACCGATTATTTTTCCCGATTATTATTTTGTAACTGTTTACGAATGGTATGAAATGCTGGGGATTGGATTTATTTATATTTCATTTACCACTTTGTTGCACTTCGCAAAAGGGTGGTTTCAGCAACAGGAAGATATTACGAAGCTCGCAAAGTTAGAGAAGGAAAATAAGCGTTCGGAGCTTCAGGCACTTCGGGCCCAGGTTAATCCTCATTTCCTGTTTAATTCTCTGAATACAATTTATAACGAAGCTCTAAAAAAAACCGATAAGGCGCCCCGTTTGATTTTAAAGCTCTCTGATATGTTGCGCTATGTCGTAGATAAAATGGATCAGGAAAGAGTGGCACTGCAAGAAGAAATTGAATACCTAACTCATTTTGTCGAATTACATAAAGAGCGAATAAATGAGCCCAATAAAGTGGAATTTCAAACTCAAGGTAACTTTTCTGACATGGAAATAGCCCCGCTTTTGCTCATCATTTTTATTGAAAATTGTTTTAAGCACTCGGATCTAACAGATAAAGATGCCGTCATTTCTATCCTTCTGAAACAAGAAGGAAATGAGTTAACATTGCATTGCAAAAACACGGTATATGTGGAAGACAATAACCACGAAAAATCAACTGGAATGGGGATTCAAAATGCCCGACGGCGCTTGGAGCTGGCTTATGAAAACCGTCACGCCTTAGAAATTTCCCGCAAGGGAAACATATATGAAACCACTCTTAAAATGATGATAGAATGA
- a CDS encoding LytTR family DNA-binding domain-containing protein, translating into MIQCLIIDDEPAARDILKAYISDTPEIEIAGIFKDALEAKQFLADNEADLIFLDINMPRLSGISFLKTLNHPPKIILTTAYSEYALEGYELNVVDYLLKPFSFERFIKAVDKAREQSEYPAKGQGFITIKADGKLYRINFEQILFAESQGDYITVHTEENKITFNETLKDFCSQLPKSQFSRVHKSYLVSLPKIDYLQGNMIMLGKHSIPVGKSYKESFLQKYTSGL; encoded by the coding sequence ATGATACAGTGCTTGATTATAGACGACGAACCCGCCGCCCGGGATATTTTGAAAGCATATATTTCCGACACGCCCGAAATTGAAATAGCCGGAATTTTCAAGGATGCTCTTGAAGCCAAACAATTTTTGGCTGACAATGAAGCTGATCTCATTTTTTTGGATATCAATATGCCACGGCTATCCGGGATCAGCTTTTTAAAAACCTTGAACCACCCGCCAAAAATAATTTTAACCACTGCTTATTCAGAATACGCCCTTGAAGGTTATGAACTGAATGTAGTTGATTATCTCCTGAAGCCTTTTTCATTTGAAAGATTTATTAAAGCCGTTGACAAAGCCCGGGAACAATCCGAATACCCGGCCAAAGGACAAGGATTCATCACAATTAAGGCAGATGGAAAGCTATATCGTATAAATTTTGAGCAAATTCTATTTGCTGAGAGTCAAGGAGATTATATCACAGTTCATACAGAGGAAAATAAAATTACTTTCAATGAAACTCTGAAAGATTTTTGTAGTCAACTTCCGAAATCTCAATTTAGCCGGGTCCATAAATCCTATCTCGTGTCACTTCCAAAAATTGATTACCTGCAAGGAAATATGATTATGCTTGGGAAACATTCCATCCCGGTTGGAAAATCCTATAAAGAATCTTTTCTGCAGAAGTATACTTCTGGATTATAA
- a CDS encoding YceI family protein — protein sequence MATWNIDPTHSEIQFKVKHLVISTVTGYFRSFNGSIETDGDSFEGAKVTFEADIDSVDTNNGDRDTHLKSDDFFNTEKFPKMTFKSTSFKNTSGDDYKLTGNLTIRDITKEVTLDVTHGGTVGDPYGQTKAGFEINGTINRKEFDLKWNAVTEAGNVVVGDNVKLHMNVQVVESTPVEA from the coding sequence ATGGCAACCTGGAACATAGACCCCACACACTCTGAAATACAGTTCAAAGTAAAGCACTTGGTAATTTCAACAGTTACCGGATATTTTCGTTCGTTTAACGGTTCGATAGAAACTGATGGCGATTCCTTTGAGGGTGCAAAAGTCACTTTTGAAGCAGACATAGACAGTGTTGATACCAACAATGGTGATCGCGATACGCATTTAAAGTCAGATGATTTTTTCAATACGGAAAAATTCCCAAAAATGACATTTAAGTCCACTTCTTTCAAAAACACTTCCGGTGATGATTATAAACTGACCGGTAATCTTACCATCCGAGATATAACCAAAGAAGTGACATTAGATGTAACTCACGGTGGAACCGTAGGTGATCCATACGGACAAACCAAAGCAGGTTTTGAAATCAACGGAACTATTAACCGTAAAGAATTTGATTTGAAGTGGAATGCAGTAACTGAAGCCGGGAACGTTGTCGTTGGCGATAATGTGAAACTGCACATGAACGTTCAGGTAGTGGAAAGTACCCCGGTAGAAGCATAA
- a CDS encoding DoxX family protein — protein sequence MLKKLLSTDISALINTNLSIFILRVGAGLLILTHGWPKLLKVFAGDFSFGDPIGIGAAASLILAAFAEGICGFLVTIGLGTRLASIVLSINMFVVVFFAHAADPFGTKEKGLLFLLLFVVIALTGGGKYSLDKKLA from the coding sequence ATGTTGAAAAAGTTACTCTCTACCGATATAAGTGCCCTCATTAATACTAATCTCAGCATATTTATTCTTCGTGTCGGTGCAGGTCTCTTGATCCTGACTCATGGCTGGCCAAAGCTGTTAAAGGTATTTGCCGGTGATTTTTCATTTGGTGACCCTATTGGCATTGGGGCTGCTGCTTCACTGATATTGGCTGCATTTGCTGAAGGTATCTGTGGTTTTTTAGTCACTATAGGTCTTGGAACCAGACTGGCTTCTATCGTTTTATCTATTAATATGTTTGTTGTGGTTTTCTTTGCCCACGCTGCTGATCCTTTCGGCACAAAGGAAAAGGGTCTTTTATTTTTACTGCTGTTTGTGGTTATCGCTTTAACCGGTGGCGGCAAATACTCTCTCGACAAAAAACTGGCTTAA
- a CDS encoding histidine kinase dimerization/phosphoacceptor domain -containing protein, with the protein MTKKILLMNVDNITSEAAVKKLLKTQSSLFYEISNLNENAHSIEGLAQKAADLIADVWEFQGAVSAVIRIAGQSFKNTDFSESEWFIETSSELSNGESLYLRIYSEEKRSFIEEEKELLTVVAHNLSAKAERIYARIKLQEEQDLLDKAYKLAHIGTWEYDMINDKLYWSEVTKEVHGFGKDYEPDVESTIELFKEGFHRDTFAKAAEDAIEKEIPFDLELKIISGKGDERWIRATGEPEYKNGECIRFYGISQNVTERRKAEEEVALNDRRFRAMVRHGMDLIAILDEEANYKFASPTSMKVLGFPPEYFLEKNAFDFIHRDDKERIQKQFSELAPQQSTQLAPFRFLDGDDQWRWLEATITNMMNDPAVQGYVSNSRDVTERQIKQEQIIDSLKEKETLLAEVHHRVKNNLSVLMGLLQLQAADEENEEVLARLFDSVARIHTMASIHEQLYQTSNFSSIELGERIKLLVLDIQKSFQSKTKVEIDFQCEPVELEVSRALPCSLVVNEVITNIFKHAFKGKDKGKIKIELSRTDVSDFMRLAISDNGSGLPENFNPEESNSLGLRLIDMLSEQMKSEYYFENLKEGTAFTLLFKTM; encoded by the coding sequence ATGACTAAGAAGATTTTGTTAATGAATGTTGATAACATTACCTCCGAAGCTGCTGTTAAAAAATTATTAAAGACCCAATCATCCCTTTTTTATGAAATCTCAAATTTAAACGAGAACGCTCACTCTATTGAGGGTTTGGCACAAAAAGCTGCAGATTTAATTGCTGATGTATGGGAGTTTCAGGGAGCGGTTTCAGCAGTTATCAGAATTGCAGGACAATCTTTTAAAAATACTGATTTTTCAGAATCTGAATGGTTTATTGAAACCTCTTCAGAATTGAGTAATGGAGAGTCTCTTTATTTACGCATATACAGCGAGGAAAAACGCTCTTTTATTGAAGAAGAGAAGGAACTTCTGACAGTAGTAGCACATAACCTTAGCGCCAAAGCAGAGCGCATTTATGCCCGGATTAAATTACAAGAAGAACAAGATCTGTTAGATAAAGCCTACAAACTTGCTCATATTGGAACTTGGGAATATGATATGATCAATGATAAGTTATATTGGTCAGAGGTTACAAAGGAAGTACATGGGTTCGGGAAAGATTATGAGCCAGATGTAGAAAGCACAATTGAGCTGTTTAAAGAAGGGTTCCATCGGGATACTTTTGCCAAGGCTGCTGAAGATGCCATCGAAAAGGAAATCCCTTTTGATCTTGAGCTTAAGATAATAAGCGGAAAAGGAGATGAGCGATGGATCAGGGCTACGGGAGAACCGGAATATAAGAATGGAGAATGCATTCGGTTTTATGGAATCAGTCAAAATGTAACTGAGCGCAGAAAAGCAGAAGAGGAAGTGGCGCTAAATGACCGAAGGTTTCGTGCAATGGTGAGGCACGGAATGGACCTGATAGCCATTTTAGATGAAGAGGCGAATTATAAATTTGCAAGCCCTACTTCAATGAAGGTTCTTGGTTTTCCACCGGAGTATTTTCTGGAAAAAAATGCCTTTGATTTTATTCACAGGGATGATAAAGAAAGAATACAAAAACAATTTTCTGAATTAGCTCCGCAGCAAAGCACCCAGTTAGCACCATTCCGGTTTTTAGATGGGGATGATCAGTGGCGATGGCTGGAAGCAACTATCACAAACATGATGAACGATCCCGCAGTTCAGGGCTATGTTTCAAATTCCCGGGATGTTACCGAGCGCCAAATTAAGCAGGAACAGATTATAGATTCTCTTAAAGAGAAAGAAACCCTGTTGGCAGAAGTTCATCACCGGGTAAAAAATAACCTTTCGGTACTCATGGGCCTGCTTCAGTTACAGGCAGCTGATGAGGAGAATGAAGAAGTATTGGCGCGCTTATTTGATAGTGTTGCACGGATTCATACTATGGCAAGTATTCATGAACAGCTCTATCAAACCAGTAATTTTTCCAGTATAGAATTGGGAGAACGTATTAAGCTTTTGGTGCTGGATATTCAGAAAAGTTTTCAATCAAAAACCAAGGTTGAAATAGATTTTCAATGTGAGCCGGTTGAACTTGAGGTGAGCCGGGCCCTTCCGTGTTCGTTAGTTGTAAATGAAGTAATTACCAATATTTTTAAGCATGCTTTTAAGGGTAAGGATAAAGGGAAAATTAAAATTGAGCTTTCACGCACCGATGTAAGTGATTTTATGAGGTTAGCTATTTCTGACAATGGAAGCGGGCTTCCTGAGAATTTCAATCCCGAAGAAAGTAATTCATTGGGCCTACGGCTTATTGATATGCTTTCAGAACAAATGAAATCAGAATATTACTTTGAAAACCTTAAAGAAGGAACTGCTTTTACCTTATTGTTCAAAACCATGTAG
- a CDS encoding kelch repeat-containing protein — MGKIKSVTCKALTLYSGVFVLLLVCSTWRGYAFPGQYSAAKETIDKQEQPYFHKGDPIYADIDTANRRVYVLLKEGLWCYELGSKQWALLAHYDSYPESMFNLEFGFDPFKNRLLLWSRGVGTMYEINMEDYNLERIDRSFPHKNQFGHFPFFHDGELHAFGGYGFWENKEIITFFNSSIKEWNIVTASKSSDFPYERQPFTGTYLSDKEEFYFFGGSLFKGGRPDDKNVIRTAKNDIWRFSFRTATWEKVDDLDGKSWKYYRAASSGRFGRVNSISGSFYSDETGNWYLPVELEDSPSGIYFLMPYNIKQQAEYKPLEIPLGDSREFIISNYLFDDKNNRVVLVGLDHLTNTRTLPVRIVTLAEDSLLTNLITDSEENITFVIGSLFAVGGIFFIAILILKSRPWEQLKKENNHVDKDKLLRQDWLNGTERKLIEVLWNEGTFLETSELEEMVWSEIENYDYRRKLRNETIKSINEKFSMEFSAEGKLILRKTDSEDQRRFRYGLNEKVIGKQLFDKNI, encoded by the coding sequence ATGGGTAAGATCAAAAGCGTTACTTGTAAAGCATTAACGTTATATAGTGGAGTATTTGTGCTTTTGCTCGTCTGCAGCACGTGGCGGGGATATGCCTTTCCAGGACAATACTCAGCCGCTAAGGAAACCATAGATAAACAGGAACAGCCTTACTTTCATAAAGGAGATCCAATTTATGCAGATATTGATACTGCGAATCGAAGAGTATATGTGTTGCTGAAGGAGGGATTGTGGTGTTATGAGCTCGGATCGAAACAGTGGGCCTTGCTTGCTCACTATGATTCATACCCAGAGTCAATGTTTAATCTGGAGTTTGGTTTTGACCCTTTTAAAAATCGTCTTTTACTATGGTCGCGGGGAGTGGGAACAATGTATGAAATCAATATGGAGGACTATAATCTGGAAAGGATAGATCGCTCTTTCCCTCATAAGAACCAATTTGGGCATTTCCCCTTTTTCCATGATGGAGAGTTACATGCCTTTGGCGGCTATGGCTTTTGGGAAAATAAGGAGATCATCACTTTTTTTAATTCTTCCATAAAGGAATGGAATATTGTTACCGCATCAAAGAGTTCGGATTTCCCATATGAAAGACAACCGTTTACCGGAACTTATCTGTCTGATAAAGAAGAATTTTATTTTTTTGGCGGATCGTTATTCAAAGGTGGTCGCCCGGATGATAAAAATGTTATCAGAACTGCCAAAAATGATATCTGGAGGTTTAGCTTTCGAACGGCCACTTGGGAAAAAGTAGATGACCTTGATGGTAAATCCTGGAAATACTATCGAGCGGCAAGCTCCGGTAGATTTGGAAGGGTTAATTCTATTTCCGGATCTTTTTATAGTGATGAAACGGGAAACTGGTATTTACCGGTGGAATTAGAAGACAGCCCTTCCGGTATTTATTTCCTTATGCCATATAACATTAAACAACAAGCGGAATATAAACCGCTCGAGATTCCATTAGGAGACAGTAGGGAATTTATCATCTCCAATTACCTGTTTGATGACAAGAACAATCGCGTAGTACTCGTTGGCCTTGATCATCTTACAAATACCAGAACTTTACCGGTTCGTATCGTGACCTTAGCTGAGGATTCGTTGCTTACCAATTTGATAACCGATTCGGAAGAAAATATAACCTTTGTAATAGGATCCCTTTTTGCAGTGGGAGGTATTTTTTTTATTGCAATTTTGATTCTGAAAAGCCGGCCTTGGGAGCAACTTAAAAAAGAAAATAACCATGTTGATAAAGATAAGCTGCTCAGGCAAGACTGGTTGAATGGAACAGAACGAAAGCTTATAGAAGTACTTTGGAATGAGGGTACATTTTTAGAAACGTCCGAGTTGGAAGAGATGGTGTGGTCTGAAATTGAAAATTATGATTATAGAAGGAAGCTGAGAAATGAAACCATTAAATCTATTAATGAAAAGTTTAGCATGGAGTTTTCAGCGGAAGGCAAACTCATTCTTCGTAAAACCGATTCTGAAGATCAACGCCGTTTTCGGTATGGATTAAATGAAAAGGTTATAGGGAAACAGTTGTTTGACAAGAACATTTAG
- a CDS encoding PKD domain-containing protein, whose protein sequence is MTILIFNGCSNSGTGANNNNTPPTLDAVISHSPQSPETGEQVTLDASNSVDNQNIGYDVDWSFTNKPSNSTAAILSSTQMTTTFTPDVAGDYEVSLEVSNSSESVSDNDQITISVTAAASQGPKELSGSINQDSTLTDIFSDPSEPDYLVVGDVDVSAQLTIDPNVVIHFQENTGLTINGDGILVADGEANGKIVFTGENQTVNGFWRGININSNSVVNSISHAEIRYGGSAPAGTYFDPANLTIDQAKVQLSNVVISNSGHYGIQTRRSGSEFPMQSIQFENNDDMHAYVHISQIGYFDSQSAFDGGYVTAFGGSTTGDMVISALNGAKYQIVDNVEFANVITIDAGANFEFGPDAGIKIQSSAVVKAEGTASNKIIFTGVSKTPGAWRGIFVGSSSVENIFKHVEISYGGSINMATYFDKTNMVIDQAKIILDHVSFTGSAGYGIQTRRNGSEFSIINSEFNNNADSHMLIHATQIDFVDNLTNFNGGDVEVYRSNTEASGSETWSNLNNGTFYFAGSVTIEKEVTIEQGALFEMGTDVKIIVATNTGPGIIKALGSSTEPIVFTGRSKVKGAWGGIIVMTGSVENVMDYVEIEYGGGTDLDIYMAAGNLGVHSDSYLSISNSTIENSANYGLIVRESRNAIINISNVTYANNDNTDYYTY, encoded by the coding sequence ATGACCATATTAATCTTTAATGGCTGCAGCAATAGCGGTACGGGAGCCAATAACAATAATACACCCCCTACCTTGGATGCCGTAATATCCCATTCACCGCAATCCCCTGAAACAGGAGAGCAGGTTACATTAGATGCCTCTAACTCTGTAGATAACCAAAATATTGGCTACGATGTCGATTGGTCATTTACCAATAAACCCTCAAACAGTACTGCTGCCATCCTGTCCTCAACTCAGATGACTACAACATTCACTCCTGATGTGGCAGGCGATTATGAGGTTTCATTGGAGGTCAGTAATTCTTCGGAATCAGTAAGCGACAATGATCAAATAACGATATCAGTAACAGCGGCAGCAAGTCAGGGGCCAAAGGAATTAAGTGGTTCCATCAATCAGGATTCAACGCTAACGGATATTTTTTCTGATCCTTCAGAACCGGATTACCTGGTGGTTGGAGATGTTGATGTAAGTGCACAATTAACAATAGATCCCAATGTTGTTATTCATTTTCAAGAAAACACGGGTCTGACTATTAATGGTGATGGCATCTTAGTGGCTGATGGCGAGGCGAATGGGAAGATTGTATTTACTGGCGAAAACCAAACGGTTAATGGTTTTTGGAGAGGAATCAATATCAATTCGAATTCTGTTGTAAATAGCATTAGTCATGCTGAGATCCGTTATGGTGGCAGCGCACCGGCCGGCACTTATTTTGATCCGGCTAACCTGACGATTGATCAGGCCAAAGTTCAGTTGTCAAATGTAGTTATTTCAAACAGCGGGCATTACGGAATACAAACCAGGAGAAGCGGTTCGGAATTTCCTATGCAAAGTATCCAGTTTGAGAATAATGATGACATGCATGCGTACGTACATATAAGCCAAATAGGATATTTTGATTCTCAAAGTGCTTTTGATGGGGGATATGTAACGGCATTCGGTGGGAGCACGACCGGTGATATGGTTATATCCGCGCTAAATGGGGCAAAATATCAAATCGTGGATAACGTGGAGTTTGCAAATGTTATTACGATAGACGCAGGCGCTAACTTTGAATTCGGTCCAGATGCAGGGATCAAAATACAAAGCAGTGCCGTAGTTAAAGCTGAGGGCACAGCCAGTAACAAAATTATATTTACCGGCGTGAGTAAAACCCCGGGTGCCTGGAGAGGTATTTTTGTAGGCTCATCTTCTGTAGAAAATATCTTTAAGCATGTGGAGATAAGTTATGGTGGAAGTATCAACATGGCTACGTACTTTGATAAAACGAATATGGTTATTGATCAGGCCAAAATAATATTAGATCATGTTTCTTTTACCGGAAGTGCGGGTTATGGAATACAGACCAGAAGAAACGGTTCGGAATTTAGCATAATAAACAGTGAGTTTAATAATAATGCCGACTCCCATATGCTTATTCATGCCACTCAAATTGATTTCGTTGACAATCTAACGAATTTTAATGGCGGTGATGTTGAAGTGTACCGAAGCAATACCGAAGCCAGCGGTTCTGAAACCTGGAGTAACTTGAATAACGGGACCTTCTATTTCGCCGGTTCTGTTACCATTGAAAAAGAAGTAACAATTGAGCAAGGAGCTCTTTTTGAAATGGGGACAGACGTGAAAATTATTGTAGCGACAAACACAGGACCGGGCATAATTAAAGCACTTGGAAGCAGTACCGAGCCCATCGTATTTACCGGTCGGTCTAAAGTTAAAGGGGCTTGGGGTGGAATTATTGTTATGACGGGTTCTGTTGAAAATGTAATGGATTACGTTGAAATAGAATATGGAGGAGGTACAGATTTAGACATCTATATGGCCGCAGGAAATTTAGGAGTACATAGCGATTCTTATCTTTCCATCTCAAATTCTACCATCGAGAACAGTGCTAATTATGGGTTAATTGTCAGAGAAAGCAGAAATGCGATCATAAACATAAGTAACGTAACCTATGCCAATAACGACAACACCGATTATTACACGTACTAG
- a CDS encoding TolC family protein, translating into MNSSKCWILFLVILWVPFQIHAQTLSLEEVVERFKQHSLQQELAELDKLRKQGAAQQYKSYMNPEVSIFSEQLNAGTLNYDETTYQISQPIELLGQPFLRNKSANKSSEAAELSYQYDRSVLIQQVKSLYAEYWFLQHKLEVYDQALEVINQVLASAKARQTEGTESGLQVQRFTVEKSRYLRERNEVELKMMQVGKQLASMITSSEETGFEFKVEADLPVEPIMEDSETLQEYALKHRADLRAMELETEALGLKYKVEKRDRMPDLKVNFGYKNQSDGSEGFVIGGGIQLPIFNRNSGSITMAEAEYRSVETSLQLQRRTIRNQVGVGYRRVQNLYAQWQEMQQNPLSAEMLETSRSAYQEGRYSLVELLDATKAYVDGRSLQHRITADYQQALFTLDTITSGKIFSTQNTSKQ; encoded by the coding sequence ATGAATTCATCCAAGTGTTGGATCTTGTTTTTGGTAATCCTATGGGTACCATTTCAGATTCACGCCCAAACCCTTTCCTTAGAGGAGGTTGTTGAGCGGTTCAAGCAACACAGCCTCCAACAGGAGCTGGCAGAACTTGACAAGCTCCGAAAACAGGGAGCGGCTCAACAGTATAAATCGTACATGAATCCCGAGGTGAGCATCTTCAGCGAGCAGCTTAATGCCGGTACGCTCAATTATGACGAAACCACCTATCAGATCTCGCAGCCTATTGAACTGCTGGGACAACCCTTCCTCCGAAATAAGAGCGCTAATAAAAGCAGTGAAGCAGCGGAATTGAGCTATCAGTACGATCGCTCGGTGCTCATCCAACAGGTAAAAAGTTTGTATGCCGAATATTGGTTTTTACAGCATAAACTGGAGGTGTACGACCAAGCGCTTGAAGTTATTAACCAGGTGTTGGCATCTGCCAAAGCTCGCCAAACGGAAGGCACAGAGTCGGGACTTCAAGTGCAGCGTTTTACAGTGGAAAAGAGCCGCTACTTACGCGAGAGAAATGAAGTAGAACTAAAAATGATGCAGGTTGGCAAGCAACTGGCCTCCATGATCACTTCTTCCGAAGAAACCGGTTTTGAATTTAAGGTGGAAGCTGATTTGCCGGTAGAACCGATCATGGAAGATTCAGAAACGCTTCAAGAGTATGCCCTGAAGCACCGGGCTGATTTGCGGGCAATGGAACTGGAAACGGAGGCCCTCGGACTCAAATACAAAGTCGAAAAAAGAGATCGTATGCCAGACTTAAAGGTGAATTTTGGGTATAAAAATCAGTCGGACGGCTCGGAAGGTTTTGTAATTGGCGGGGGCATACAACTGCCCATTTTCAATCGAAACAGCGGAAGCATCACCATGGCTGAAGCCGAATATCGCAGTGTGGAAACATCATTGCAGCTCCAAAGGCGAACCATTCGCAATCAGGTGGGTGTAGGCTACCGTCGTGTTCAAAATTTGTATGCTCAGTGGCAAGAGATGCAACAAAATCCACTTTCTGCAGAAATGTTGGAAACATCACGATCTGCTTATCAGGAAGGACGTTATTCGCTGGTTGAACTGCTGGATGCCACCAAGGCTTACGTCGATGGTCGTAGTCTTCAGCATCGTATTACCGCTGATTACCAACAAGCACTTTTCACACTCGATACCATCACTTCAGGAAAAATATTCTCAACTCAAAACACTTCAAAACAATGA